The DNA sequence AGGCCGATTGGTCTAGGAATGTTGAGGGGCTCTATGACGTGTGAGATGGGCGGGACTTGCCCGCCGATAGAGTTGGTGGTGCCGACTGCACCCGATGGGGCGGCGTAGTTGCGGACAAGAATGTGCGCTTCCTCTTCGCTTCCATCGTCCTCTATAATTCTCTGCACTAAAGAACGGGTGGGGCCATGAAAAAAAAGACAATTAAGACACTTCAGACTTTTATTAGAGCTACATTGAGCGAAAATAAACAGCAGATTTTTCGTGGGCAGGAGAACGCGGAATGGTCTATTACTGCTGGCATCGGGCGCTCATCAATCAACTTCGCGAGCGCCAAGACTCTCAAAAGTAAGGCACTAGCTGAAAGAAAGGCGATAATTTTATTCGAGGAACGGTCTCATCTCATTCGAAAGCATCATCCCGCCAACGAATTGGAGATGATGGCATTGGCACAGCACTATGGTTTGCCCACGCGGCTTTTAGATTGGACACTGAGTCCACTGGTAGCTCTCTTCTTTGCGGTTGAGAGCCTGGCACCAACACCTGGCGTGGTCTACATGCAGGCACGGCATGATGAAGTTTTGAGCCATAAATCTGTTCCGAAGGACCCCTTCGAGATCGACAACGATATGCTCTATGCTCCTCCATGGATTGACGCACGAATCCAGGCGCAACAGGGAGTCTTTATACTCATGAAAAACCCTTACGAGCCTTATCAGGAAGAGTCACTTACTGCATTTGTTATTCCGGCAGATGCAAAAAAAACAATTAAACGCGAGCTCTGGCGCATGGGGATGCATGCCGGAATCGTCTTCCCTGGGCTGGACGGATTGGCGAAGTATATTACCGCCCTTCGTTTCAGCGGCAGCATACTCGACTAGTCAACAACTCACACGAAAGAAATAACGAACGCGTAACTTTTGGCGTAACTTCTCGTTGCGGATGTTTGTAGTCATAGGTGGCTAAGACCGATGCATCATGGATTATTGGAGGAAACATGCAAGACACTCTCGAAAAAGCCCAGGCAGCAGCCAACAAATTGAAGCAACCGATGTATGTTTTCCGCTCGAAGAACTTAAATGGTCAGGAAATTAGCTGGTTTGGCCCAAATGAGAAAAATAATGGCCCGACCGGTGAGTTGTACAGAGTCGTTGAGCCACAGGGATGAGTGCAGCGACCTAGTGGGTTGTCTGAGCCATTAGAAATTACAAAGGTAGAGCATCTGGCCGGTTGCTGACGCAACCGGCCAGTCATTGTTTGGCAGCCGGCATTCAGGCTACGGCTGTAATGAGCCTGGGTCTGGATGCATCTGCCACGAGCTGGTCGATGTAGTCTGACCAAGCTTGCATGATCTTGATACGCTCATCGATCCACTTGGCGCGGTCGTAGGCCGCATCGTTCTTATTGTCCTTCGCGTGAGAGAGTTGTAAGTCGACTACGCGATATTCGAACTTAAGTTGCTGCGTCAGGACCCCAGTGGCTAGCGAACGGAAGCCATGTCCCGTCATTCTGCCGTGATACCCCATTCGCTTGAGAACCCCCAGGATTGCCCCCTCAGATAGATGGTCCTTCGGGTCGCGCGCGTTCGGGAACACATAGTGATTGCGCCCCGTGAGGGCCTCCATTTCCTCTAGGAGCGCGGTGGCCTGCCAGGAGAGTGGCACAATATGGTCTCGTCTCTTCTTCATTCGCTCGCCCGGAACAACCCACAATGCTTTATCGCGTTTCCACTCATCCCACGGCATGGCGATCAGCTCTTGTGTCCGCACGAAGGTACGCATCATCAACCAGAAGCCACAACGCACTGCTGGCGTCCAGCGGCCGTGTAATTGCATCTTGACTACCTCCCGAATGAACTCGGGAAACTCTTCGACCTCAATGGATGCGAAGTGTCCCTTGACTGGTTTTTTTACCAGATCCTTCAGGGCATCGGCCGGATTGACTTTCGTGTCGCCACAGGCGATTGCGTAGTTGAAAATGCGCGCCAGCATGCCACGGGCGCGGCCGGCCAGTTCGATAGCGCCGCGCTTCTCCATTTCTCGGATCACATGCAGGATCCGTTTCGGCGGCATGTTGTCGATGGGGTCGTTGCCGATGTGGGGGAAGACGTCGGTCTCTAGGCGGTGGAGATATTCCGCAACTGAGCCGGCTCCCCACTCCCCGCTACCGGCCATGTGAGTGTGCCATTCCATTGCGACGGCCTTGAACGTGCGCGCAGCCGCAGCGATCTTGATCAACTTGTCTTGTTGTTTGGCCAGACCGGGGTCAATGCCGTCCTTCAGGCGTCGACGCGCATCAGTCCACTGGTCGCGCGCGTCGGCCAGGCTTACTTCCGGGTAGACGCCGAGGGAGAGAGATTTTTGTTTGCCGGCGAATCGGTAAGCGCCGCTCCAGTATTTGCTGCCATTGGGGTGGCAGATCAGCACCAGGCCTTTGCCATCGGAGAGCTTGTATTGCTTGTCTTGGGGCTTGGCGGTGCGGCAGGCAAGGTCGGTCAGGGCCATTTGTTGGTGAAAGTTTTCTGACGGTGATTTTTCACCAGCAAATCTACCAACAAAAATTCCGGATGTAAATGAACGTTGCCGAACACCAGAGAACAAAAAAGCCGCTCTAACCCAGGGGCAGAGCGGCTTTTGCGAACAACTACGAACTTCTTAAAACATTCTGTTGGCGGAGACGGAGGGATTCGAACCCTCGATACAGGTTTAAGCCCGTATGCTTCCTTAGCAGGGAAGTGCCTTCGACCACTCGGCCACGTCTCCACACTGCAGGCTGTTATCGCATTGCTGCGTTGCCTCAGCGAAGACCGAGATAATATCTTCTCATTTGCATCCGGTCAACAGTCGTCTGGCAAATAATTACTGTTTTTTCACCGGTGCCGTCTTCGCTGCGGCGGGTCGTGCAGATTACTTGGCGCTGTCCAGATCAAAGGCCTTGTGCAGGGCGCGCACGGCCAGTTCCATGTACTTTTCGTCGATCAGGACCGAGATCTTGATTTCCGAGGTGGAGATCATCTGGATGTTCACGCCTTCTTCGGACAGGGTGCGGAACATCTGCGAAGCGATGCCCACGTGGCTGCGCATACCCACGCCTACCACCGAGACCTTGGAGACCTTGGTGTCGCCATTGATGGCGGCTGCACCGATATGCGCCTTGACGCTGGCGTTCAACACTTCCACGGCCTTGGCGTATTCACCGCGCGGCACCGTGAAGGTGAAGTCGGTCTTGCCTTCCACCGACTGGTTCTGGATGATCATGTCCACTTCGATGTTGGCATCGGCCACCGGGCCCAGGATCTGGTAGGCGATGCCCGGACGGTCGGGCACGCCCAGCACGGTGATCTTGGCTTCGTCGCGGCTGAAGGCGATGCCGGTGATGGTTGCTTGTTCCATGTTCTTGTCTTCCTCAAACGAAATCAGGGTGCCGGAGGCGGCTTCTTCGGCCAGCGGCGTGAGCGGGTCGGTCAGCGACGACAGCACGCGGGTCGGCATCTTGTAGTTGCCGGCGAATTCCACCGAGCGGATCTGCAAGACCTTGGAGCCCAGGGAGGCCATTTCCAGCATCTCTTCGAAGGTCACGGTCTTGAGGCGACGGGCGTCGCTGACCACGCGCGGGTCGGTAGTGTAGACACCGTCGACGTCGGTGTAGATCAGGCATTCGGCAGCCTTCATGGCTGCGGCCACGGCCACGGCCGAGGTGTCCGAGCCGCCACGGCCCAGGGTGGTGATGTTGCCGTCGGCGTCCACGCCCTGGAAGCCGGTGATGATGACGACCTTGCCGGCATTGAGATCCTTGCGAACCTTGGCGTCATCGATGGAGCGGATGCGGGCCTTGGTGAAGGCCGAGTCGGTCTTGATGGGAACCTGCCAGCCGGCGTAGGAGACGGCTTGCTTGCCCAGCGCCTGCAAGGCAATAGCCAGCAGCGCCACCGACACCTGCTCGCCGGTAGAGGCCAGCATGTCCAGTTCGCGGCCGTCGGGCTGGGCCATGATTTCCTTGGCCATGCCCAAGAGGCGGTTGGTTTCACCAGACATCGCCGAGGGCACGACAACGATCTGATGGCCGGCGTCGTGCCATTTGGCAACGCGCTTTGCGACATTCTGGATGCGCTCGATCGAGCCCATCGAGGTGCCGCCGTATTTGTGAACGTATAAAGCCATAGGGGATAAAAAAAGGTGGCCCGACTTTGACAAGAAACCCTTAGCTAGGCCGGAAGGAACAAACCCTTGACTTTACATGCGCAGCGCCAAAATCTCAAGGGAAAGCTTGATGTGGCTTGCTTCTGCCGGGATTCTTCCCGGATTCACCGAAAAATCGCCTTACCCGCCATTGACCGTCGGAAATGAGCATCCTGGGGCCCGTGCGTGCATGATTTGGCAGGCTTGTGGCGCTGGAATGCGAAGTCCATGCGGCAAAAAATGGGAGCCATGAAGGAAAGTGCAGGGAGTGAGGAGGGAAGCTGAAGGCTGGGGCACCAACTGTCATGCGCCCGTTGATGAGTGGCGGCATGGCAGGTGGTGCTGCGGTACGGTGAAACAACGGTACTGCTTGGAACTACGGTGCGGCGGTTCAGACGCGTGCGGTCAGCATACGTTCGCGTTCATTCATGTACAACGCGGGGGATGCGCCGAGGCGGAACACTGCCTGTGCGACATCGGTCAATGCATCAACCGACAGGATGGGACAGATCAGGCGCCGTTGTACAGGCTTTGTGCTGCGCGATTGGCTTGCTGCAGTTGGTTCTGGACATCCTGGCGGCTCAACTTGGAGGGGGCCTGGCGCACCAGCGGGTACTCATTGCGCAGGGCGATCTCGTGGTTGGCTTGGGCGCGTTGCAGTTCTGCCTTGACGTCAGCACGGGTCTGGGTCGAGTGGAACGGGGTTTCCGGCGGATACGGGGCTTCGGCCATGGCGGCGCCAGCAGCGGCTAGCAGGGAGGCGGCAACGACGATATTCTTGATGTTCATGATGAATCCTCTTTGAGTCAGTGGTGGATCGGGCTTCCCCGGATGCCGGCGAGTAAGGCTTGAAAAGCGGACTGCAAAGCACTCTCCTGGTGGGAAAGTTCACTCGTGGGCGATCTGGCGAAGTCGGTCGGCAGGGTTATGTTGCGTGGCGCCAACCGATGGAAGAAGTGTAAATATTGCGAAGTCAAAGAGAAATGGGTCTAATCGGAATTGACTATTTCTCTTTATGGAACAATCAGGGGCTTGAAAAATGGATCGCTTGCAATCAATGCGGGTGTTTGCCAAGGTGGTGGAGCAGGGCAGTTTCGTGCGGGCAGCCGAGTTGCTGGACATTTCCAATGCCGTGGCGACCCGTTTCATCGCCGATCTGGAGGCGCACCTGGGTACGCGGCTGCTCAATCGCTCCACCCGGCGTCTGTCGCTGACCGAGGCCGGGCAGGCTTACCTGGAGCGGGTGCGCATGATCCTGGCCGAGGTCGATGACGCCGAAGCCCTGGTGTCACTGGAGACCAAGCGGCCGGCCGGTACCTTGGCCATCTATTCCAATGCCGGTTTCGGCCAGTCGCAACT is a window from the Herbaspirillum rubrisubalbicans genome containing:
- a CDS encoding FRG domain-containing protein, with translation MKKKTIKTLQTFIRATLSENKQQIFRGQENAEWSITAGIGRSSINFASAKTLKSKALAERKAIILFEERSHLIRKHHPANELEMMALAQHYGLPTRLLDWTLSPLVALFFAVESLAPTPGVVYMQARHDEVLSHKSVPKDPFEIDNDMLYAPPWIDARIQAQQGVFILMKNPYEPYQEESLTAFVIPADAKKTIKRELWRMGMHAGIVFPGLDGLAKYITALRFSGSILD
- a CDS encoding tyrosine-type recombinase/integrase encodes the protein MALTDLACRTAKPQDKQYKLSDGKGLVLICHPNGSKYWSGAYRFAGKQKSLSLGVYPEVSLADARDQWTDARRRLKDGIDPGLAKQQDKLIKIAAAARTFKAVAMEWHTHMAGSGEWGAGSVAEYLHRLETDVFPHIGNDPIDNMPPKRILHVIREMEKRGAIELAGRARGMLARIFNYAIACGDTKVNPADALKDLVKKPVKGHFASIEVEEFPEFIREVVKMQLHGRWTPAVRCGFWLMMRTFVRTQELIAMPWDEWKRDKALWVVPGERMKKRRDHIVPLSWQATALLEEMEALTGRNHYVFPNARDPKDHLSEGAILGVLKRMGYHGRMTGHGFRSLATGVLTQQLKFEYRVVDLQLSHAKDNKNDAAYDRAKWIDERIKIMQAWSDYIDQLVADASRPRLITAVA
- a CDS encoding aspartate kinase, whose translation is MALYVHKYGGTSMGSIERIQNVAKRVAKWHDAGHQIVVVPSAMSGETNRLLGMAKEIMAQPDGRELDMLASTGEQVSVALLAIALQALGKQAVSYAGWQVPIKTDSAFTKARIRSIDDAKVRKDLNAGKVVIITGFQGVDADGNITTLGRGGSDTSAVAVAAAMKAAECLIYTDVDGVYTTDPRVVSDARRLKTVTFEEMLEMASLGSKVLQIRSVEFAGNYKMPTRVLSSLTDPLTPLAEEAASGTLISFEEDKNMEQATITGIAFSRDEAKITVLGVPDRPGIAYQILGPVADANIEVDMIIQNQSVEGKTDFTFTVPRGEYAKAVEVLNASVKAHIGAAAINGDTKVSKVSVVGVGMRSHVGIASQMFRTLSEEGVNIQMISTSEIKISVLIDEKYMELAVRALHKAFDLDSAK
- a CDS encoding DUF4148 domain-containing protein produces the protein MNIKNIVVAASLLAAAGAAMAEAPYPPETPFHSTQTRADVKAELQRAQANHEIALRNEYPLVRQAPSKLSRQDVQNQLQQANRAAQSLYNGA